A stretch of Anolis sagrei isolate rAnoSag1 chromosome X, rAnoSag1.mat, whole genome shotgun sequence DNA encodes these proteins:
- the SLC5A11 gene encoding sodium/myo-inositol cotransporter 2 isoform X2, with amino-acid sequence MEASGTTSAPTDSTGQWDAFPQKNLEAVDIAVLVLYFVFVLGVGLWSMWKTKRSTVKGYFLAGGEMVWWPVGASLFASNVGSGHFIGLAGSGAASGIAATAYEWNGMFCVLVMAWLFLPIYIAAGVTTMPEYLQRRFGGKRIQIFLAILYLFIYIFTKISVDMYAGALFIQQALHWDLYVAVIGLLVITAIYTVAGGLAAVIYTDTLQTVIMLAGALTLMGFSFAKVGGLDDLQKRYFQAITTNRDKNSTCGLPREDSFHIFRDPVTSDLPWPGVLVGMTIPSLWYWCTDQVIVQRSLAAKSLPHAKGGALLASYLKILPLFMMVFPGMISRILFPDLVACADPEICRRICNNPAGCSDIAYPKLVIELLPIGLRGLMMSVMVAALMSSLTSIFNSASTIFTMDLWRHFRPLSSEWELMVVGRVFVLLLVAISILWIPLVQASQGGQLFIYIQTISSYLQPPVAVVFILGCFWKRTNEKGAFCGLTVGMVMGVIRMVLDFVFLPPQCGEPDQRPTVVKDVHYLYFSMILSLVSLLVVVAVSLWTEPPPQERISRLTWFTRKDLPRKKDVPIPSAGPIEDIQATHLPPPPLPPVQFEVRGPQGWWRCYCGSVGWSGRTQHLRGPKWRWPWPLMKKRRKHRLSSTSSTST; translated from the exons ATGGAGGCCAGTGGCACCACTTCGGCCCCTACGGACAGCACTGGACAATGGGACGCCTTTCCCCAGAAGAACCTGGAGGCTGTGGACATCGCTGTCTTGGTCCTGTACTTCGTCTTCGTCTTGGGCGTTGGGCTTTGG TCCATGTGGAAGACCAAGCGGAGCACCGTGAAGGGCTACTTCCTAGCCGGAGGAGAGATGGTCTGGTGGCCG GTGGGAGCTTCCCTGTTTGCCAGCAATGTGGGCAGTGGGCACTTCATCGGCTTGGCCGGCTCCGGGGCAGCGTCGGGCATCGCAGCCACGGCCTACGAGTGGAAT GGCATGTTCTGTGTCTTGGTGATGGCCTGGCTGTTCCTTCCTATCTACATCGCAGCCGGG GTGACCACCATGCCGGAGTACTTGCAGCGGCGCTTTGGCGGCAAACGGATCCAGATCTTCTTAGCCATCCTCTACTTGTTTATCTATATATTCACCAAAATCTCA GTCGACATGTACGCGGGGGCCCTGTTCATCCAGCAGGCCTTGCACTGGGATCTCTATGTGGCGGTCATCGGCTTGCTGGTCATCACGGCTATTTACACCGTGGCAG GTGGTCTGGCGGCGGTCATCTATACCGACACCCTGCAGACGGTCATCATGCTGGCCGGAGCACTGACCCTCATGGGATTCA GTTTTGCCAAAGTCGGAGGGCTGGATGACTTGCAGAAGCGGTACTTCCAGGCGATCACTACTAACCGGGACAAGAACAGCACTTGCGGGCTGCCCAGGGAGGACTCCTTCCACATTTTCCGGGACCCGGTGACCTCCGACCTTCCCTGGCCAGGGGTCCTGGTGGGGATGACCATCCCTTCCCTGTGGTACTGGTGCACGGACCAG GTCATTGTGCAGAGGTCCCTGGCGGCCAAGAGCCTGCCCCACGCCAAAGGGGGGGCTCTCTTGGCCTCCTACCTGAAGATCCTGCCGCTCTTCATGATGGTCTTCCCTGGCATGATCAGCCGCATCCTCTTCCCAG ATCTGGTTGCCTGCGCCGATCCGGAAATCTGCCGACGCATCTGCAACAACCCTGCCGGCTGCTCCGACATCGCCTATCCCAAGCTGGTCATTGAGCTCCTGCCGATCG GGCTGCGGGGGCTGATGATGTCGGTGATGGTGGCCGCCCTGATGTCCTCCTTGACCTCCATCTTCAACAGCGCCAGCACCATCTTCACCATGGACCTCTGGCGCCACTTCCGGCCTCTCTCCTCCGAATGGGAGCTCATGGTCGTTGGCAG GGTGTTTGTGCTGCTGCTGGTGGCCATCTCCATCCTGTGGATCCCGCTGGTACAGGCCAGCCAAGGCGGACAGCtcttcatctacatccagaccaTCAGCTCTTACTTGCAACCTCCAGTTGCCGTGGTCTTCATCCTGGGCTGCTTCTGGAAGCGGACCAATGAAAAA GGCGCCTTCTGTGGCCTGACGGTGGGCATGGTCATGGGGGTCATCCGAATGGTCCTGGACTTTGTCTTCCTGCCTCCACAATGCGGGGAGCCAGACCAGCGTCCAACGGTGGTCAAAGACGTCCACTACCTCTACTTCTCCATGATCCTGAGCCTGGTCTCGCTGCTGGTGGTGGTGGCTGTCAGCCTCTGGACGGAGCCCCCGCCCCAGGAAAGG ATCAGCCGCCTGACCTGGTTCACCCGCAAGGACCTTCCCAGGAAGAAGGACGTCCCCATTCCATCCGCAGGCCCCATTGAGGACATCCAAGCAACacatctccctcctccccctcttcctccagtCCAGTTTGAG GTAAGGGGTCCTCAAGGTTGGTGGCGCTGCTACTGTGGGTCTGTGGGATGGAGCGGCAGGACGCAGCACCTTCGGGGCCCAAAGTGGAGGTGGCCTTGGCCTctaatgaagaagagaaggaagcacCGGCTGTCAAGCACATCCTCAACTTCAACCTGA
- the SLC5A11 gene encoding sodium/myo-inositol cotransporter 2 isoform X1 has product MEASGTTSAPTDSTGQWDAFPQKNLEAVDIAVLVLYFVFVLGVGLWSMWKTKRSTVKGYFLAGGEMVWWPVGASLFASNVGSGHFIGLAGSGAASGIAATAYEWNGMFCVLVMAWLFLPIYIAAGVTTMPEYLQRRFGGKRIQIFLAILYLFIYIFTKISVDMYAGALFIQQALHWDLYVAVIGLLVITAIYTVAGGLAAVIYTDTLQTVIMLAGALTLMGFSFAKVGGLDDLQKRYFQAITTNRDKNSTCGLPREDSFHIFRDPVTSDLPWPGVLVGMTIPSLWYWCTDQVIVQRSLAAKSLPHAKGGALLASYLKILPLFMMVFPGMISRILFPDLVACADPEICRRICNNPAGCSDIAYPKLVIELLPIGLRGLMMSVMVAALMSSLTSIFNSASTIFTMDLWRHFRPLSSEWELMVVGRVFVLLLVAISILWIPLVQASQGGQLFIYIQTISSYLQPPVAVVFILGCFWKRTNEKGAFCGLTVGMVMGVIRMVLDFVFLPPQCGEPDQRPTVVKDVHYLYFSMILSLVSLLVVVAVSLWTEPPPQERISRLTWFTRKDLPRKKDVPIPSAGPIEDIQATHLPPPPLPPVQFEVSDGPEKTGNKSRCKGSSRLVALLLWVCGMERQDAAPSGPKVEVALASNEEEKEAPAVKHILNFNLILCLSAGVFLWAYFA; this is encoded by the exons ATGGAGGCCAGTGGCACCACTTCGGCCCCTACGGACAGCACTGGACAATGGGACGCCTTTCCCCAGAAGAACCTGGAGGCTGTGGACATCGCTGTCTTGGTCCTGTACTTCGTCTTCGTCTTGGGCGTTGGGCTTTGG TCCATGTGGAAGACCAAGCGGAGCACCGTGAAGGGCTACTTCCTAGCCGGAGGAGAGATGGTCTGGTGGCCG GTGGGAGCTTCCCTGTTTGCCAGCAATGTGGGCAGTGGGCACTTCATCGGCTTGGCCGGCTCCGGGGCAGCGTCGGGCATCGCAGCCACGGCCTACGAGTGGAAT GGCATGTTCTGTGTCTTGGTGATGGCCTGGCTGTTCCTTCCTATCTACATCGCAGCCGGG GTGACCACCATGCCGGAGTACTTGCAGCGGCGCTTTGGCGGCAAACGGATCCAGATCTTCTTAGCCATCCTCTACTTGTTTATCTATATATTCACCAAAATCTCA GTCGACATGTACGCGGGGGCCCTGTTCATCCAGCAGGCCTTGCACTGGGATCTCTATGTGGCGGTCATCGGCTTGCTGGTCATCACGGCTATTTACACCGTGGCAG GTGGTCTGGCGGCGGTCATCTATACCGACACCCTGCAGACGGTCATCATGCTGGCCGGAGCACTGACCCTCATGGGATTCA GTTTTGCCAAAGTCGGAGGGCTGGATGACTTGCAGAAGCGGTACTTCCAGGCGATCACTACTAACCGGGACAAGAACAGCACTTGCGGGCTGCCCAGGGAGGACTCCTTCCACATTTTCCGGGACCCGGTGACCTCCGACCTTCCCTGGCCAGGGGTCCTGGTGGGGATGACCATCCCTTCCCTGTGGTACTGGTGCACGGACCAG GTCATTGTGCAGAGGTCCCTGGCGGCCAAGAGCCTGCCCCACGCCAAAGGGGGGGCTCTCTTGGCCTCCTACCTGAAGATCCTGCCGCTCTTCATGATGGTCTTCCCTGGCATGATCAGCCGCATCCTCTTCCCAG ATCTGGTTGCCTGCGCCGATCCGGAAATCTGCCGACGCATCTGCAACAACCCTGCCGGCTGCTCCGACATCGCCTATCCCAAGCTGGTCATTGAGCTCCTGCCGATCG GGCTGCGGGGGCTGATGATGTCGGTGATGGTGGCCGCCCTGATGTCCTCCTTGACCTCCATCTTCAACAGCGCCAGCACCATCTTCACCATGGACCTCTGGCGCCACTTCCGGCCTCTCTCCTCCGAATGGGAGCTCATGGTCGTTGGCAG GGTGTTTGTGCTGCTGCTGGTGGCCATCTCCATCCTGTGGATCCCGCTGGTACAGGCCAGCCAAGGCGGACAGCtcttcatctacatccagaccaTCAGCTCTTACTTGCAACCTCCAGTTGCCGTGGTCTTCATCCTGGGCTGCTTCTGGAAGCGGACCAATGAAAAA GGCGCCTTCTGTGGCCTGACGGTGGGCATGGTCATGGGGGTCATCCGAATGGTCCTGGACTTTGTCTTCCTGCCTCCACAATGCGGGGAGCCAGACCAGCGTCCAACGGTGGTCAAAGACGTCCACTACCTCTACTTCTCCATGATCCTGAGCCTGGTCTCGCTGCTGGTGGTGGTGGCTGTCAGCCTCTGGACGGAGCCCCCGCCCCAGGAAAGG ATCAGCCGCCTGACCTGGTTCACCCGCAAGGACCTTCCCAGGAAGAAGGACGTCCCCATTCCATCCGCAGGCCCCATTGAGGACATCCAAGCAACacatctccctcctccccctcttcctccagtCCAGTTTGAGGTCAGCGATGGTCCGGAAAAGACTGGCAACAAGAGCCGTT GTAAGGGGTCCTCAAGGTTGGTGGCGCTGCTACTGTGGGTCTGTGGGATGGAGCGGCAGGACGCAGCACCTTCGGGGCCCAAAGTGGAGGTGGCCTTGGCCTctaatgaagaagagaaggaagcacCGGCTGTCAAGCACATCCTCAACTTCAACCTGATCCTGTGCCTCAGCGCCGGGGTCTTCCTTTGGGCCTACTTTGCGTAG